One segment of candidate division KSB1 bacterium DNA contains the following:
- a CDS encoding lysophospholipid acyltransferase family protein, with the protein MSSLSGLPLRKKIEFNIAVTFGWVIIFLLGKTVKLKCDGLHHLLELENQGLPYLISAWHGRLLMPLFRFRHKKLIVLVSQHLDGEMIARSLHRLGYRTIRGSSTRGGSKAVQEMVKTMKNGNSAVIIPDGPTGPRHQLKMGVVYMAMVAGVPIIPMTFSANSAYVLNSWDRFLVPKPFSSVLIKIGSPIEIPKKCSNRELVVWTRKVQQKMVDQELAADAFFAA; encoded by the coding sequence GTGAGTTCTCTATCCGGTTTACCACTCAGGAAAAAGATTGAGTTTAATATTGCTGTTACTTTTGGGTGGGTAATTATATTTCTTCTTGGAAAAACCGTGAAGTTAAAATGCGATGGTCTACATCATTTGCTTGAACTTGAAAACCAGGGCTTACCTTATTTGATTTCAGCATGGCACGGCCGCTTATTAATGCCTTTATTTCGCTTTCGCCATAAAAAACTGATTGTTCTTGTCAGCCAGCATCTGGATGGGGAGATGATTGCGAGAAGCTTACATCGGTTGGGTTATCGTACAATCAGGGGAAGTAGCACCCGTGGTGGTTCCAAAGCTGTTCAAGAAATGGTGAAAACGATGAAAAATGGCAATAGTGCGGTTATCATACCAGATGGACCGACAGGCCCCCGGCATCAATTAAAAATGGGAGTTGTGTACATGGCAATGGTAGCCGGTGTGCCAATCATTCCAATGACTTTTTCAGCAAATTCGGCTTACGTTTTAAATAGTTGGGATCGCTTTTTGGTGCCTAAACCGTTTTCTTCTGTTTTGATAAAAATCGGTTCACCCATTGAAATACCGAAAAAATGTTCGAACCGTGAATTGGTTGTTTGGACACGAAAAGTCCAGCAGAAAATGGTAGACCAGGAGTTAGCTGCCGATGCCTTTTTCGCCGCCTAA